One genomic window of Pelotomaculum isophthalicicum JI includes the following:
- a CDS encoding transposase, with product LDELLIIDSNALYVFDRGYVDYKKWDDYCEAGIRFVTRIKDNFIINTIDDKPVDGTNMTESIVILGDPNTTMMRNKLRLIHTVDTTGSPVVILTNDFSIRAQEVSEIYRLRWKVELFFN from the coding sequence AGCTGGATGAATTACTAATTATTGATTCTAACGCACTATACGTATTTGACCGGGGCTATGTCGATTACAAGAAATGGGATGACTATTGCGAAGCCGGAATACGCTTTGTTACCAGGATCAAAGACAACTTTATCATTAACACCATTGATGATAAGCCGGTTGACGGTACCAATATGACCGAAAGCATTGTGATACTTGGTGATCCTAATACAACAATGATGAGGAATAAGTTACGACTTATTCACACTGTGGATACCACGGGAAGTCCGGTTGTTATTCTAACAAATGACTTTAGCATTAGAGCTCAGGAAGTATCTGAGATATACCGCCTCAGGTGGAAGGTGGAGCTGTTTTTTAATTAG